In one Bradyrhizobium cosmicum genomic region, the following are encoded:
- the glyA gene encoding serine hydroxymethyltransferase, which yields MTLAKTASAPDSFFTATLDQADPEIAAAIKGELGRQRHEVELIASENIVSRAVLEAQGSVMTNKYAEGYPGARYYGGCEWVDVAENLAIDRAKKLFGANFANVQPNSGSQMNQAVFLALLQPGDTFMGLDLAAGGHLTHGSPVNMSGKWFKAAHYTVRREDQIIDMDAVAKQAEEVKPKLIVAGGSAYSRPWDFKRFREIADSVGAYLLVDMAHFAGLVAGGVHASPVPHAHITTTTTHKSLRGPRGGLMLWNDEALTKKFNSAIFPGLQGGPLMHVIAAKAVAFGEALRPDFKVYAKNVVENAKALAETLKSHGFDIVSGGTDNHLMLVDLRPKALKGNVSEKALVRAAITCNKNGIPFDPQSPFVTSGIRLGTPAATTRGFGVAEFQQVGGMIAEVLNAIAQSDDGKAPLVEAAIKERVKALTDRFPIYQ from the coding sequence ATGACCCTCGCCAAAACCGCCTCCGCGCCCGACTCGTTTTTCACCGCCACGCTCGACCAGGCCGACCCGGAAATCGCCGCCGCCATCAAGGGCGAACTCGGCCGGCAGCGCCATGAGGTCGAGCTGATCGCCTCCGAGAACATCGTCAGCCGTGCCGTGCTGGAAGCGCAGGGTTCGGTGATGACCAACAAGTACGCAGAGGGTTATCCGGGCGCGCGCTATTACGGCGGTTGTGAGTGGGTCGACGTCGCCGAGAACCTCGCGATCGATCGCGCCAAGAAGCTGTTCGGCGCCAATTTCGCCAATGTGCAGCCGAACTCCGGCAGCCAGATGAACCAGGCGGTGTTCCTGGCGCTGCTCCAGCCCGGCGATACCTTCATGGGCCTCGATCTTGCGGCCGGCGGCCATCTCACCCACGGCTCGCCCGTCAACATGAGCGGCAAGTGGTTCAAGGCCGCGCACTACACCGTGCGCCGCGAGGACCAGATCATCGACATGGACGCGGTCGCCAAGCAGGCCGAAGAGGTCAAGCCGAAGCTGATCGTCGCCGGCGGCTCGGCCTATTCGCGTCCCTGGGATTTCAAGCGTTTTCGCGAGATCGCCGACAGCGTCGGCGCTTACCTGCTGGTCGACATGGCGCATTTCGCGGGCCTCGTCGCCGGCGGCGTGCATGCTTCGCCGGTGCCGCACGCCCACATCACCACCACGACGACGCACAAATCTCTGCGCGGTCCGCGCGGCGGCCTGATGCTGTGGAATGACGAGGCGCTGACCAAGAAGTTCAACTCGGCGATCTTCCCGGGCCTGCAGGGCGGCCCGCTGATGCATGTGATCGCGGCGAAGGCGGTCGCCTTCGGCGAGGCGCTGCGTCCGGACTTCAAGGTCTATGCCAAGAACGTTGTCGAGAACGCCAAGGCGCTGGCCGAGACGCTGAAGAGCCACGGCTTCGATATTGTCTCGGGCGGCACCGACAACCATCTGATGCTGGTTGACCTCAGGCCGAAGGCGCTGAAGGGCAACGTCTCGGAGAAGGCGCTGGTTCGCGCCGCCATCACCTGCAACAAGAACGGCATTCCGTTCGATCCCCAGTCGCCGTTCGTCACCTCCGGTATTCGGCTCGGCACGCCGGCGGCGACGACCCGCGGTTTCGGCGTCGCCGAATTCCAGCAGGTCGGCGGCATGATCGCCGAGGTCCTTAACGCGATCGCACAGTCCGACGACGGCAAGGCGCCGCTGGTCGAGGCCGCGATCAAGGAACGGGTCAAGGCGCTCACCGACCGGTTCCCGATCTATCAGTAA
- the ldtR gene encoding transcriptional regulator LdtR codes for MMKAVATAADTAERVSGQQGSVQSLYLEALTLVERLHRRLLDVIKDEFDRRGRADINSVQALLLYNIGDKELTAGELRTRGYYLGSNVSYNLKKLVELGFLDHQRSRVDRRSVRIRLTPQGQEVRRIVDSLYQKHVKTVEQVGGISGEEFSTLNKSLHRLERFWTDQILYRL; via the coding sequence ATGATGAAAGCCGTCGCAACTGCGGCAGATACCGCAGAGCGCGTCTCCGGCCAGCAGGGTTCGGTGCAGTCGCTCTATCTGGAAGCTTTGACTCTGGTGGAGCGGCTGCATCGCCGGCTCCTCGACGTGATCAAGGACGAGTTCGATCGCCGCGGTCGCGCGGACATCAATTCGGTGCAGGCGCTCCTGCTCTACAACATCGGCGACAAGGAGCTGACCGCGGGCGAACTGCGCACGCGCGGTTACTACCTAGGCTCCAACGTCTCCTACAATCTGAAGAAGCTCGTCGAGCTCGGCTTCCTCGACCATCAGCGCTCGCGCGTTGATCGCCGCTCGGTCCGCATCCGCCTGACCCCGCAGGGCCAGGAAGTTCGCCGCATCGTCGACTCGCTCTACCAAAAGCACGTCAAGACCGTTGAACAGGTCGGCGGCATCTCCGGCGAGGAGTTCTCGACCCTCAACAAGTCGCTGCACCGCCTCGAGCGGTTCTGGACCGACCAGATCCTGTATCGGCTCTGA
- a CDS encoding RDD family protein: MSYSDSGNSGNAWRNNGGVQPHAYDPYLHPELFRGVATRRVFAFLVDMVVISVPVILGYLFIALFGVVTLGIGWALFWLAWPASVIWAIVYYGACIGGPSSATIGMRLMDLELRTWYGAPGYFVLGATHAVLFWVTVSFLSPFVVLVGLFNGRRRLLHDFVLGTVIVNNSVRAPVSQAARTY, translated from the coding sequence ATGTCGTATTCGGACTCGGGCAATTCAGGCAATGCCTGGCGCAATAACGGCGGGGTGCAGCCGCACGCCTATGATCCCTATCTGCATCCGGAGCTGTTCCGCGGCGTCGCGACGCGGCGGGTGTTCGCCTTCCTGGTCGACATGGTCGTGATCTCCGTGCCGGTGATCCTCGGATACCTCTTCATCGCCCTGTTCGGGGTGGTCACACTCGGCATCGGCTGGGCGCTCTTCTGGCTGGCCTGGCCCGCGTCCGTGATCTGGGCCATCGTCTATTACGGCGCCTGCATCGGCGGTCCGTCGTCGGCGACGATCGGCATGCGCCTGATGGATCTCGAATTGCGCACCTGGTACGGCGCTCCGGGCTATTTTGTGCTCGGCGCCACCCACGCCGTGCTGTTCTGGGTGACGGTCTCGTTCCTGTCGCCCTTCGTGGTGCTGGTCGGCCTGTTCAATGGCCGCCGGCGCCTGCTGCACGATTTCGTGCTGGGAACGGTCATCGTCAACAATTCGGTCCGGGCGCCCGTGTCTCAGGCGGCAAGGACCTATTGA
- a CDS encoding arginyltransferase, whose amino-acid sequence MTQHSRDTPQFYLTAPSPCPYLPGRHERKVFTHLVGERAGDLNDLLTHGGFRRSQSIAYRPACDQCRACVSVRVVANEFRPSRNFRKVIARNADIIGEQRSAVPTSEQYSVFRAYLDSRHRHGGMADMTVLDYAMMVEDSHVETRIIEYRKRGPDSGITGRGEQLIAVALTDVLSDGLSMVYSFFEPNQVSRSMGTFMILDHIARARRQGLPYVYLGYWIEGSKKMDYKARFLPQQRLAPSGWLRIDAQGDASSEPQD is encoded by the coding sequence TTGACCCAGCACTCGCGCGACACCCCACAATTTTACCTTACGGCGCCATCGCCCTGCCCGTATCTGCCGGGCCGGCATGAGCGCAAGGTGTTTACGCACCTGGTGGGCGAGCGCGCCGGCGACCTCAACGACCTCCTGACCCATGGCGGATTCCGCCGCAGCCAGTCGATCGCCTACCGGCCCGCCTGCGACCAGTGCCGCGCCTGCGTCTCGGTCCGGGTCGTCGCCAACGAGTTTCGGCCATCCCGCAACTTCCGCAAGGTGATCGCGCGCAATGCCGACATCATCGGCGAGCAGCGCAGCGCGGTGCCGACCTCGGAACAATATTCGGTGTTTCGCGCCTATCTCGACTCCCGGCACCGCCACGGCGGCATGGCCGACATGACCGTGCTCGACTACGCCATGATGGTCGAGGACAGCCATGTCGAGACCCGCATCATCGAGTATCGTAAGCGCGGCCCCGACAGCGGCATCACCGGCCGCGGCGAGCAGCTGATCGCAGTGGCGCTGACCGACGTGCTCAGCGACGGCCTGTCGATGGTCTATTCGTTCTTCGAGCCGAACCAGGTCAGCCGCTCGATGGGCACCTTCATGATCCTCGATCACATCGCCCGGGCGCGGCGTCAGGGCCTTCCTTACGTCTATCTCGGCTATTGGATCGAAGGCTCCAAGAAGATGGACTACAAGGCCCGCTTCCTGCCGCAGCAGCGCCTCGCGCCATCAGGCTGGCTGCGCATCGACGCGCAGGGCGATGCGTCGTCCGAGCCGCAGGATTAG
- the hemB gene encoding porphobilinogen synthase, whose translation MAIKYGRPIELREVSRGTGAGASPALDLTIRPRRNRKAEWARRMVRENVLTTDDLIWPLFLIDGNNRREPIASMPGVDRLSVDQAVREAERAMKLTIPCIALFPYTDPSLRDEEGSEATNPNNLVCQAVRAIKKEFPEIGVLCDVALDPFTSHGHDGLITDGKILNDETVAVLVRQALVQAEAGCDIIAPSDMMDGRVAAIREGLDRSGLLDVQIMAYAAKYASAFYGPFRDAIGSAKTLTGDKRTYQMDSANTDEALREVELDIAEGADMVMVKPGMPYLDVVRRVKDTFAMPTFAYQVSGEYAMIAAAANNGWLDGERAMMESLLAFKRAGADGVLSYFAPKAAEKLRAQG comes from the coding sequence ATGGCGATCAAATACGGACGTCCGATCGAATTGCGCGAGGTTTCGCGCGGGACCGGCGCGGGAGCTTCCCCTGCCCTCGATCTAACCATCCGTCCGCGCCGCAACCGCAAGGCCGAATGGGCGCGGCGCATGGTGCGTGAGAACGTGCTCACCACCGACGATCTGATCTGGCCGCTGTTCCTGATCGACGGCAACAACAGGCGCGAGCCGATCGCCTCGATGCCGGGCGTCGACCGCCTCAGCGTCGACCAGGCCGTGCGCGAGGCCGAGCGCGCCATGAAGCTCACCATTCCCTGCATCGCGCTGTTTCCCTACACCGACCCGTCCCTCCGCGACGAGGAAGGCTCGGAAGCGACAAATCCGAACAATTTGGTTTGCCAGGCGGTGCGCGCGATCAAGAAGGAGTTTCCCGAGATCGGCGTCCTCTGCGACGTCGCGCTCGATCCCTTCACCAGCCACGGCCACGATGGCCTGATCACCGACGGCAAGATCCTGAACGACGAGACGGTCGCCGTGCTGGTGCGTCAGGCGCTGGTGCAGGCCGAAGCCGGCTGCGACATCATCGCGCCCTCCGACATGATGGACGGCCGCGTCGCCGCGATCCGCGAAGGCCTGGACCGCTCAGGTCTCCTCGACGTGCAGATCATGGCCTATGCGGCCAAATACGCCTCCGCCTTCTACGGCCCGTTCCGCGACGCTATCGGCTCGGCCAAGACGCTCACCGGCGACAAGCGCACTTACCAGATGGACAGCGCCAACACCGACGAAGCCCTGCGCGAGGTCGAGCTCGACATCGCCGAAGGTGCCGACATGGTGATGGTGAAGCCGGGCATGCCCTATCTCGACGTGGTCCGCCGCGTGAAGGACACGTTCGCGATGCCGACCTTCGCCTACCAGGTGTCCGGCGAATACGCGATGATCGCGGCGGCCGCCAACAACGGCTGGCTCGACGGCGAGCGCGCGATGATGGAGAGCCTGCTCGCCTTCAAGCGCGCCGGCGCCGACGGCGTGCTCAGCTATTTCGCGCCGAAGGCGGCGGAGAAGCTGCGGGCGCAGGGGTAG
- a CDS encoding Nramp family divalent metal transporter, translated as MDARSPDLTQNLPRDAAGWRTDAPTTKSLAEVNGSVALPIAGVWWRRLLAFVGPGYLVSVGYMDPGNWATDLAGGSKFGYTLLSVILLSNLMAILLQSLAARLGIVTDRDLAQACRATYSPATNFLLWLACEAAIIACDLAEVIGTAIALKLLFGIPLIGGALIAALDAFLLLLLMNRGFRFLEAFVMALLAVIAVCFAVQIVAAAPPVAEVLRGFMPKTEIFINPEMLYIAIGIIGATVMPHNLYLHSSIVQTRAYERNDTGRREAIKWATTDSTIALMLALFINAAILVVAAATFHKSGHSDVAEIGQAFELLSPLLGLGIASTLFAVALLASGLNSTVTATLAGQIVMEGFLDLRLPSWARRLLTRGIAIIPVIVVTAIYGERGTADLLVFSQVVLSMQLPFAVIPLVRFVSDRRKMGQFVIPTWVAAIAWIVAGIIVVLNLKLLVDTLFG; from the coding sequence ATGGATGCTCGATCGCCCGATTTGACCCAAAACCTCCCCCGAGATGCCGCCGGCTGGCGCACGGATGCGCCGACCACCAAGAGCCTTGCCGAGGTGAACGGCTCGGTCGCACTCCCGATTGCGGGCGTGTGGTGGCGCCGGCTGCTCGCCTTCGTCGGGCCGGGCTATCTGGTGTCGGTCGGCTACATGGACCCCGGCAACTGGGCGACCGACCTCGCCGGCGGCTCGAAGTTCGGCTACACGCTGCTCTCGGTCATCCTGCTCTCGAACTTGATGGCGATCCTGCTGCAGTCGCTGGCGGCGCGGCTCGGCATCGTCACCGACCGCGATCTCGCGCAGGCCTGCCGCGCGACGTATTCGCCGGCCACGAACTTCCTGCTCTGGCTCGCCTGCGAGGCGGCGATCATCGCCTGCGATCTCGCCGAAGTCATCGGCACCGCGATCGCGCTGAAGCTGCTGTTCGGCATTCCCCTGATCGGTGGTGCGCTGATCGCTGCGCTGGATGCCTTCCTGCTGCTGCTCCTGATGAACCGCGGCTTCCGCTTCCTCGAAGCCTTCGTGATGGCGCTGCTCGCCGTGATCGCGGTCTGCTTCGCGGTCCAGATCGTGGCCGCGGCGCCGCCGGTCGCGGAGGTCCTGCGCGGCTTCATGCCGAAGACCGAGATCTTCATCAATCCGGAGATGCTCTACATCGCGATCGGCATTATCGGCGCGACCGTGATGCCGCATAATCTCTATCTGCACTCCTCGATCGTGCAGACGCGTGCCTATGAGCGCAACGACACCGGTCGGCGCGAGGCGATCAAATGGGCGACGACGGACTCGACCATTGCCCTGATGCTGGCGCTGTTCATCAACGCCGCGATCCTCGTGGTCGCCGCCGCGACCTTCCACAAGAGCGGACATTCGGACGTCGCCGAGATCGGCCAGGCGTTCGAGCTGCTCTCGCCGCTGCTCGGACTCGGCATCGCCTCGACGTTGTTCGCGGTGGCGCTGCTCGCCTCGGGCCTCAACTCGACGGTGACTGCGACGCTTGCCGGCCAGATCGTGATGGAAGGCTTTCTCGATTTGCGCCTGCCGAGCTGGGCGCGCCGCCTGCTGACGCGCGGCATCGCCATCATTCCGGTGATCGTCGTCACTGCGATCTACGGCGAGCGCGGCACGGCGGATCTGCTCGTGTTCAGCCAGGTCGTGCTGTCGATGCAGTTGCCCTTCGCCGTCATCCCGCTGGTGCGCTTCGTCTCGGACCGCCGCAAGATGGGCCAGTTCGTGATTCCCACGTGGGTCGCCGCGATCGCGTGGATCGTCGCGGGCATCATCGTGGTTCTGAATTTGAAGCTGCTGGTGGATACGTTGTTCGGGTGA
- the nrdR gene encoding transcriptional regulator NrdR, translating to MRCPNCNSLDTQVKDSRPTEDSSVIRRRRVCVACNFRFTTFERVQLRELTVIKRNGRRVPFDRDKLMRSVSISLRKRQVEPERVEKMVSTIVRELETGGEAEISSEVIGETVMEHLRTLDDVAYVRFASVYRNFREAKDFADVLGELSGEEEARLAAIRK from the coding sequence ATGCGCTGCCCGAACTGCAACAGTCTCGATACGCAGGTAAAGGACTCGCGTCCGACCGAGGACTCTTCCGTCATCCGCAGGCGGCGCGTGTGTGTCGCCTGCAATTTCCGCTTCACCACCTTCGAGCGCGTGCAATTGCGCGAGCTCACGGTGATCAAGCGTAACGGCCGCCGCGTGCCGTTCGACCGCGACAAGCTGATGCGCTCGGTGTCGATCTCCCTGCGCAAGCGGCAGGTCGAGCCGGAGCGGGTGGAGAAGATGGTCTCCACCATCGTGCGCGAGCTCGAGACCGGTGGCGAGGCCGAAATCTCCTCCGAGGTGATCGGCGAGACCGTGATGGAGCATCTGCGCACGCTCGACGACGTCGCCTATGTGCGCTTCGCCTCCGTCTACCGCAATTTCCGCGAGGCCAAGGATTTCGCCGACGTGCTCGGCGAGCTCTCCGGTGAGGAGGAAGCGCGGCTCGCCGCGATCCGCAAATGA
- a CDS encoding DUF6163 family protein: MSDISTRDAARDGANARDNARDNAMSVAAISSERQESDDNVWTRRLVLFLRVMALLSILKGLYHWAQVTGFVGGEDEAFENQSMAWQASTIYFAVIELVAAVGLWLATPWGAVVWLTTVVSMAVIELMFPGIYGGSLIVVGVEVFMLAAYLALAWMAARERPP, translated from the coding sequence ATGTCCGATATCTCCACCCGCGACGCGGCCCGCGACGGCGCCAATGCCAGGGACAATGCCCGGGACAACGCAATGTCAGTGGCGGCGATCTCGTCGGAGCGCCAGGAGTCCGACGACAATGTCTGGACGCGCCGGCTGGTGCTGTTCCTGCGGGTGATGGCGCTGCTCTCGATCCTGAAGGGCCTCTATCATTGGGCCCAGGTGACCGGCTTCGTCGGCGGCGAGGACGAGGCGTTCGAGAACCAGTCGATGGCCTGGCAGGCCTCGACCATCTACTTCGCCGTGATCGAGCTCGTCGCCGCGGTCGGCCTGTGGCTGGCGACGCCCTGGGGCGCGGTGGTGTGGCTGACGACCGTAGTGTCGATGGCGGTGATCGAGCTGATGTTCCCGGGCATCTATGGTGGCAGCCTGATCGTGGTCGGCGTCGAAGTCTTCATGCTCGCCGCCTATCTCGCGCTCGCCTGGATGGCCGCGCGCGAACGGCCGCCATAG